A genomic segment from Gavia stellata isolate bGavSte3 chromosome 6, bGavSte3.hap2, whole genome shotgun sequence encodes:
- the KLHL40 gene encoding kelch-like protein 40: MGLPLDQVEELRLYQQTLLQDGLKDMLDHSKFLDCVLKVKGKEFPCHRLVLAACSPYFRAMFLSDMEESKKREVSLEDVDPDVMGKILHYIYTSELEITEQNVQDIFSVANMFQIPSIFTVCVSFLQKRLCLSNCLAIFRLGLMLDCARLAVAARDFICDRFALVSRDEEFYQLSPDELIAIISSDSLNIEKEETVFEVVMKWVGTKDHESRQKALPVIFESIRFRLMPNDYIKDHVEKHAMVKSSPELLKKLQMVKDAQKGKFTVVKKKKVKKSSEKQAKDNVVNGAVDEEEDTEEDALPGILNDTMRFGMFLQDLIFMVSDSGAVAYDPTANECYFASLSTQIPKNHISLVTKENQIFIVGGLYYNEDSKEDPMSSYFLQYDHLDADWLGMPPLPSPRCLFGLGEAENSIFVVGGKELKEGEKTLDSVLCYDRLSFKWGEADSLPYAVYGHAVVSHKDLVYVIGGKGSDKKCLKKMCVYNPSKFEWKELAPMKTARSLFGATVHKDKIYVAAGVTDSGLTNSVEVYDIATNKWDTFTEFPQERSSVSLVSLAGVLYLLGGFATVETESGELVPTELNDVWRYDEEQKKWEGVLREIQYASGATFLPVRLNVLRLTKM, encoded by the exons ATGGGTTTGCCTCTTGATCAAGTGGAAGAACTGCGTCTATACCAGCAAACTCTCCTCCAGGATGGACTCAAAGACATGTTGGACCACAGTAAGTTTCTGGACTGTGTCTTAAAAGTCAAGGGGAAAGAGTTTCCTTGCCATCGGTTGGTGCTGGCAGCTTGCAGCCCATATTTTCGAGCGATGTTCCTCTCGGACATGGAAGAGAGCAAGAAGAGGGAGGTCAGTTTGGAAGATGTTGATCCAGATGTCATGGGCAAGATCCTCCATTATATCTACACTTCCGAGCTGGAGATCACAGAGCAGAATGTGCAGGACATCTTCTCTGTGGCAAACATGTTCCAGATCCCGTCCATCTTCACTGTTTGCGTGTCCTTCTTGCAGAAGCGGCTCTGCCTCAGCAACTGCTTGGCTATCTTCAGGCTGGGCTTGATGCTGGATTGTGCTCGGCTGGCTGTGGCAGCTCGGGATTTCATTTGCGATCGCTTTGCGCTGGTCTCTAGGGACGAGGAGTTCTACCAGCTTTCACCCGATGAGCTTATTGCGATCATCTCCAGTGACTCCCTCAACATCGAGAAAGAGGAGACTGTCTTCGAAGTAGTGATGAAATGGGTGGGGACCAAGGACCATGAGAGTCGGCAGAAGGCCTTGCCTGTCATCTTTGAAAGCATCCGATTCCGCCTCATGCCCAACGACTACATCAAGGACCACGTGGAGAAGCATGCCATGGTGAAGTCCAGCCCGGAGCTGCTCAAGAAACTGCAGATGGTGAAGGATGCCCAGAAAGGCAAATTCACTGtggtgaagaagaagaaagtgaagaaaagcagtgaaaagcaagcaaaagacAATGTTGTCAATGGAGCTGTAGATGAGGAGGAAGATACAGAGGAGGATGCGCTCCCAGGAATCTTAAATGACACAATGCGCTTTGGGATGTTCCTCCAGGACCTTATTTTCATGGTGAGTGACAGTGGAGCAGTGGCATATGATCCCACTGCCAACGAGTGCTATTTTGCCTCCCTGTCTACTCAAATCCCAAAGAACCACATCAGTCTGGTGACCAAAGAGAATCAGATCTTCATTGTCGGAGGACTGTACTACAACGAGGACAGCAAAGAGGATCCCATGAGTTCCTACTTCCTACAG tatgACCATCTGGATGCAGACTGGCTGGGGAtgccccccctgccctcccctcgcTGCCTCTTTGGCCTGGGAGAGGCGGAAAACTCCATTTTTGTGGTCGGAGGGAAAGAActgaaagagggagaaaagacctTGGATTCAGTCCTGTGCTATGACCGGCT GTCCTTCAAGTGGGGTGAAGCCGATTCCCTTCCCTATGCAGTCTACGGCCATGCGGTGGTATCGCATAAGGACCTCGTCTACGTCATTGGCGGCAAAGGAAGCGACAA GAAGTGCCTGAAGAAGATGTGTGTCTACAACCCATCCAAGTTTGAGTGGAAGGAGCTGGCTCCCATGAAAACTGCCCGGTCCCTGTTCGGAGCCACTGTGCACAAGGACAAAATCTACGTGGCAGCTGGTGTGACCGACTCTGGCTTGACCAACTCGGTGGAAGTGTATGACATTGCCACCAACAA GTGGGACACTTTCACTGAGTTCCCGCAGGAGCGCAGCTCGGTCAGCCTGGTGAGTTTGGCTGGGGTGCTCTACCTGCTCGGAGGGTTTGCCACGGTGGAGACGGAGTCGGGAGAGCTGGTGCCAACGGAGCTGAACGATGTTTGGAG ATATGACGAAGAGCAGAAGAAGTGGGAAGGGGTCCTCCGGGAGATCCAGTACGCCTCCGGTGCCACTTTCCTTCCCGTGCGCCTCAATGTTTTGCGCCTAACAAAGATGTAG
- the ZBTB47 gene encoding zinc finger and BTB domain-containing protein 47, with translation MLIVEKTTDYPSAEYSLVEDVALHFTCLMDRLNEQRLFQPDLCDVDIVLVQHKSIFPAHKGVLAAYSQFFHSLFTQNKQLQRVELSLEALTSQGLQQILNFIYTSKLLVNSCNVQDVLNAAAVLQMNNIASSCQDLLNTRSLSLAADMALPAEGCAGPPPYYCEIKQEVDAPHPKIYAREGNDPYSVRVEDGAGGGTLPPGPAKQYYKEEKDGGPGTVCKMEGEESEEDLDSQGSYNREQIIVEVNLNNQTLNVSKGTEGKAAASEAAVMGRPDGDGRDTEEDGEEENEEGEEEEEEEEDAEVGEEEEEHSEEEDLEETTEEEDDDDDDEDASEVKREKSGQPRRGSRASKATKPAMATRSQEMAKVEEEEEEEEEGQRGRKRKKEQDGLGQKVKLEEKQHYPCKKCPRVFNNRWYLEKHMNVTHSRMQICDKCGKRFLLESELLLHHQTDCEKNIQCVTCGKGFKKLWSLHEHNKIVHGYAEKKFSCEICEKKFYTMAHVRKHMVAHTKDMPFTCETCGKSFKRSMSLKVHSLQHSGEKPFKCENCNERFQYKYQLRSHMSIHIGHKQFMCQWCGKDFNMKQYFDEHMKTHTGEKPYICEICGKSFTSRPNMKRHRRTHTGEKPYPCDVCGQRFRFSNMLKAHKEKCFRVSNPLASDTAAPQPAASPAPLPPGPGVSPLPLPLLHPLPQSLPPPPHLPPPPPLFPAGRINSNNN, from the exons ctgaTAGTCGAAAAAACGACTGACTACCCTTCGGCTGAGTACTCCCTGGTGGAGGATGTAGCCCTCCACTTCACGTGTTTGATGGACAGACTGAACGAGCAGCGCCTCTTTCAGCCGGACCTGTGCGACGTGGACATTGTGCTGGTGCAGCACAAGAGCATCTTCCCGGCGCACAAGGGGGTCCTGGCAGCCTACAGCCAGTTCTTCCACTCCCTCTTCACCCAAAACAAGCAGCTGCAGCGTGTGGAGCTCTCGCTGGAGGCCCTCACCTCGCAGGGCCTCCAGCAGATCCTCAACTTCATCTACACCTCCAAGCTCCTCGTCAACTCCTGTAATGTGCAGGACGTGCTGAACGCGGCTGCCGTGCTGCAGATGAACAACATCGCCTCCTCCTGCCAGGACCTCCTCAACACCCGCTCGCTCAGCCTGGCTGCCGACATGGCCCTGCCCGCTGAGGGCTGTGCCGGACCCCCGCCCTACTACTGCGAGATCAAGCAGGAGGTGGACGCCCCCCATCCCAAGATCTACGCCCGGGAGGGCAACGACCCCTACTCAGTGCGTGTAGAGGACGGAGCAGGTGGTGGGACGCTCCCCCCTGGTCCAGCCAAGCAGTACtacaaggaggagaaggatggTGGTCCGGGCACCGTCTGTAAGATGGAAGGCGAAGAGTCTGAGGAGGACCTGGACAGCCAGGGCTCGTACAACCGGGAGCAGATCATCGTGGAGGTGAACCTCAACAACCAGACCCTCAATGTCTCCAAGGGCACAGAGGGGAAGGCGGCCGCCAGTGAGGCGGCTGTGATGGGGCGGCCTGACGGTGATGGGCGTGACACGGAGGAGGACGGGGAGGAGGAGAatgaggaaggggaggaggaggaggaagaggaggaggatgcagaggtgggcgaggaggaggaggagcacaGCGAGGAGGAAGACCTGGAGGAGACGACGGAAGAAGAGGACGATGACGACGATGATGAAGATGCATCAGaggtgaaaagagaaaagagtggGCAGCCCCGCAGAGGCAGCCGGGCGTCCAAAGCCACCAAACCTGCCATGGCAACCAGGTCCCAGGAGATGGCaaaggtggaagaggaggaggaggaggaagaggaaggccagagagggaggaagaggaaaaaggagcagGATGGTTTGGGCCAGAAGGtgaagctggaggagaagcagcactACCCGTGCAAGAAGTGCCCCCGGGTCTTCAACAACCGCTGGTACCTGGAGAAGCACATGAACGTCACGCACAGCCGTATGCAGATCTGCGACAAGTGTGGCAAACGCTTCCTGCTGGAGagcgagctgctgctgcaccacCAGACCGACTGCGAGAAGAACATCCAG TGTGTGACATGCGGGAAGGGTTTCAAGAAGCTCTGGTCCCTCCATGAGCACAACAAGATCGTCCATGGCTACGCCGAGAAGAAGTTCTCCTGCGAGATCTGCGAGAAGAAATTCTACACCATGGCCCACGTGCGCAAACACATGGTTG CTCACACCAAGGACATGCCGTTCACCTGCGAGACCTGCGGGAAGTCCTTCAAGCGCAGCATGTCCCTCAAGGTCCATTCGCTCCAGCATTCCGGGGAAAAGCCTTTTAAATGCGAG AACTGCAACGAGCGCTTCCAGTACAAGTACCAGCTGCGCTCCCACATGAGCATCCACATCGGCCACAAGCAGTTCATGTGCCAGTGGTGCGGCAAGGACTTCAACATGAAGCAGTACTTTGACGAGCACATGAAGACGCACACGG GCGAGAAGCCCTATATCTGCGAGATCTGCGGGAAGAGCTTCACCAGCCGCCCCAACATGAAGCGGCATCGCCGGACCCACACGGGCGAGAAGCCGTACCCCTGCGACGTCTGTGGCCAACGCTTCCGCTTCTCCAACATGCTCAAAGCCCACAAGGAGAAATGTTTCCGCGTCAGCAACCCCTTGGCTTCGGACACGGCTGCCCCCCAACCAGCCGCCAGCCCGGCTCCACTGCCCCCTGGTCCCGGCgtctcccctctgcccctgccgctgcttcatccccttccacagagccttcctcctcctcctcacctaccgccgccccctcccctgTTTCCCGCGGGGAGGATAAATTCGAACAACAACTag